In Bradysia coprophila strain Holo2 unplaced genomic scaffold, BU_Bcop_v1 contig_24, whole genome shotgun sequence, one genomic interval encodes:
- the LOC119078029 gene encoding chitobiosyldiphosphodolichol beta-mannosyltransferase — MSINRPKNVCVIVLGDIGRSPRMQYHVKSLIQHNYNIDLIGYVESAPLREIAQDPNTKIHNLTPFPDLNLPTGLKYVFKTFWQILSLLIALFSIRRPQFVLCQNPPAIPTLFVCYFYCLLVRSKFIIDWHNYTHTILALGSSPTSPIVKLAKWIERKFGQKSWANLCVTNAMKVDLKENWDISATVLYDRPSPAFKPIPVIEKHELFKKLAEEYSIFASVDAHTDPPVAESTVFTQKLQTGDVVLRPDRPALLISSTSWTPDEDFGILLRALERYDVTASSSSHYPKLVCVITGKGPQKEHYLELISKKSWTKVSILTPWLESDDYPKLLASADLGVCLHWSSSGLDLPMKVVDMFGCGLPVCAINFKCLDELVQHEKNGFVFENEKELAEQLVSWFHEYPKNISLVNIKEIFQQNLRQFQMLRWNENWNKNALPLFRTE, encoded by the exons atgtcgATAAACAGaccgaaaaatgtttgtgttaTTGTTTTGGGCGACATCGGACGAAGCCCTCGGATGCAATATCACGtgaaaagtttaattcaaCACAATTACAACATCGACTTGATCGGTTACGTTGAAAGTGCTCCGCTGCGAGAAATCGCACAAGATCCGAACACAAAGATCCACAATCTAACACCGTTCCCAGACCTGAATCTGCCCACTGGACTGAAATAcgttttcaaaacattttggcaaattttgaGTCTGCTGATTGCACTGTTTAGCATTCGACGTCCACAGTTTGTGTTGTGTCAGAATCCGCCAGCGATTCCAACACTATTCGTTTGTTACTTTTACTGTCTGTTGGTgagaagcaaatttattatcGACTGGCACAACTATACACACACCATACTAGCACTCGGATCGTCGCCAACGAGTCCAATTGTAAAATTGGCTAAATGGATTGAACGAAAATTCGGACAGAAAAGCTGGGCCAATTTGTGCGTCACCAATGCAATGAAGGTGGATTTGAAAGAGAATTGGGATATATC AGCTACAGTGCTATATGATCGTCCGTCACCTGCCTTTAAACCCATCCCAGTGATAGAGAAACATGAATTGTTTAAGAAACTAGCAGAAGAGTACTCCATATTCGCATCAGTGGATGCGCATACCGATCCACCAGTGGCAGAATCAACTgtatttactcaaaaattaCAAACCGGTGATGTTGTGCTGCGACCAGATCGACCTGCTCTTCTGATTTCAAGCACAAGCTGGACACCGGACGAAGATTTCGGAATTCTATTGCGAGCGCTTGAGA GGTACGATGTCACTGCAAGCAGTTCATCGCATTATCCGAAACTTGTTTGTGTCATCACGGGCAAAGGACCGCAAAAGGAGCATTACCTAGAGCTCATTTCGAAGAAATCTTGGACGAAAGTCTCCATTCTGACGCCATGGTTGGAAAGTGACGATTATCCAAAGTTGTTGGCCAGTGCCGATTTGGGTGTATGTTTGCATTGGAGCTCGAGTGGACTAGATCTACCAATGAAAGTCGTTGATATGTTTGGTTGTGGCCTACCAGTCTGTGCAATCAATTTCAAATG tcTCGACGAACTGGTTCAGCACGAGAAGAATGGATTCGtctttgaaaatgaaaaggaaTTAGCCGAACAATTGGTCAGCTGGTTCCACGAAtatcccaaaaatatttccctgGTGAACATCAAAGAGATTTTCCAGCAAAATTTACGCCAATTTCAAATGCTTCGATGGAATGAGAATTGGAACAAAAATGCTCTGCCTTTATTTCGGACGGAATGA